ATCCACAGGCGTAGTCATTCGGATCGTGTGCAGGAGTGACTTTGACGGCACCGGTTCCCAGCTCTTTATCTGCCAGCAGTGCGTCGGCGATGATGGGGATTTCACGATTATTTAAAGGAATTCGTACCTTTTTTCCAATCAGGTGCGTATAGCGTTCGTCCGAAGGATGTACGCAGACGGCGGTATCGCCGAGCATGGTTTCCGGGCGTGTGGTGGAAAATGAAATTCGTTCGTCACTGTCGACGACCGGATACTGAAAGGTCCAGAACTGTCCGGAGACATCTTCGGAAAAGACTTCATCGTCAGCCACTGCAGTCTGGAGGAACGGGTCCCAGTTGACCAAGCGTTGTCCACGATAAATCAGACCGTCTGCAAAGAGTTTCAGGAAGGTGCGGCGAACTGCTTTGGAACACATTTCATCGAGTGTGAAACGTGTTCGTTCCCAGTCGCAACTGGCGCCCAGTTTTTGCAGTTGGTTCAGAATTCGTTTTTCGTACTGATCCTTCCAGGTCCATATCCGCTCGACAAGTGCCTCTCGGCCGATGTCGTGCCGTGTGAGATTTTCTTCTTCCTTCATCCGCCGTTCGACGACTGCCTGGGTCGCGATGCCCGCATGATCCGTTCCCGGCATCCAGAGGGCTTCATATCCCTGCATGCGGCGCCAGCGGGTAATCAAGTCCTGTAGCGTGCCGTTGAGTGCATGTCCCATATGCAGCGCCCCGGTGACGTTGGGGAGTGGGATCATAATTGTGTGTGGCTTTTTCTCCGGGTTGGGTTCGGCGTGGAAATAGCCTTTCTCTTCCCAGTATTGATACCACTTCTGTTGTGCACTCGCAGGGTTGTACTGTTTTTCAAGCGATTCGGTCATGAGTTCTGATTGGGTCTTCGATTCAAAAGCCTGGTTTACAGGAGAAAATTCCATCGACAACGGAACAAGTGTGCTGGGTCAGCTTAAGGATGCAGCTGATCAGACTCAGATATAGCAAAATTGAGCGTTGCGGGCATTAAAGACGCTGGGGCTTTCTGCATTCTAGTCGAAAAAAGTCCCTTCATCCTTATAGAGCTTGTATTCGACGCTGTCAGCCAATGCCAGCCAGCTGGCTTCGATCACATTCTCACTGACGCCGATGCTGCTCCAGACATCGTGTTCATCTTTGCTTTCGATGACCACACGCACGCTGGCGGCAGTACCTTCGGCTGAGTTGATGACACGCACTTTGTAATCGACCAGATGCATTTTTTCGAGGGCCGGATAAGCAGGGCAGAGTGCTTTTCGCAGGGCGGTATCCAGCGCGTTCACCGGACCATCTCCTTCGCCGACGACATGTTCCTCTGCGTTGTTGACAACCAGTTTGATGGTGGCTTCGGTGAGTGGCTCGTGAGTCGCGTCTGATTCGACATTCACACGATAGTGAATTTTTTCAAAATGCGGTTTAAAGGTTCCTGCCACCTTTTTAACGAGTAGATCAAACGAAGCTTCGGCTGCTTCAAACTGGTAGCCTTCGTTTTCCAGGTCCTGGACTTTCTCAAGGATTTTCGTGAGCAGTTCGGGATCGTGGTCGAGCTGGTATTTGGTTGTTTTGGCAACGATGTTGGAACGGCCTGAGAGCTCACTGACCAGCACTTTTCGTTGATTGCCGACGACTTCCGGTTCGATATGTTCGTAGCTGCGAGCGATACGATTGACTGCGTGGACATGCATGCCACCTTTGTGCGCAAACGCGCTGCTGCCGACAAAAGGCTGACCGGATCGGAAATTCATATTAGCCAATTCGTAAACATAACGCGAAAGCTCAGTCAGATGATGCAGATTGTTATCTAACAGAACCGAATACGCTTCTTTTTTGGTGACCAGGTTGGCGATCACGCTGATCAGGTCAGCGTTGCCGCAACGTTCGCCGATCCCGTTGATCGTTCCCTGAACCTGAACGACGCCATGTTCTACAGCTGCTAATGAATTAGCGGTTGCCAGATCACAGTCGTTATGACAATGAATGCCCAGCGGTGTGTCCACTTCGCTACGAACGAGATCGACATATTTCGTGATGACTTCAGGCAGGCTACCGCCGTTCGTATCGCAGGGGATGATGATATCTGCGCCGGCATCTGCAGCGGCCTTGATGGTTTTCAAAGCATATTCCGGGTTGGCACGAAATCCGTCAAAGAAGTGCTCGGCATCGTAGATGACTTCACGGCCGCAAGATTTGATGAAGGAGACCGAGTCGGCGATCATCGCGAGGTTTTCTTCGAGCGAGACTCGCAGAACTTCGGTCACATGCAGATCCCAGGTTTTACCGACGATGGTGACGACTGGGGCCTGGGAATCGCGGAGGGCCTGCATGCCGACATCGTCTTTGGCGTCGATTTCCTTGCGGCGGGTCATACCAAAGGCGGTCACTTTGGCGTGTTTCAGGTCCATTTCAGCGACACGCTGGAAATACTCGGTATCTTTCGGATTGGACAGGGGATAGCCGCCTTCAATGTAGTCAAAGCCCATTTCATCAAGCTTTACGGTAATTTGCAGCTTATCTTCCAATGAGAAGTTAACGCCTTCTCCCTGGCTGCCATCCCGTAAAGTGGTGTCATACATCTGAATTCGGGCCATCGTAGGGGCTTTCTTTTACTGTGAAAAATTGAAGAATCGTTGGTTGCGTCTGTCTGAAATTTGAAATTACTCGGAAACGATCTCCTGTTATTGTCTTCAGGCGATCGTGGGTCAGTCCTTGATGTGTCTTAGTAAATGCAATAAAAAAACCTCAGGTTGTGACCTGAGGTTATGAAAATCTGTTAAATTGGTAATGATCCTCAAGTCATTGGGAGTCTGTAATTTCACAAATAATAATAATGCTGCTAATGCAGACAGTATTTGAAACAGACACCATGGACCAGAAGACTTTCAGATTGGGTAATTAATCGAATTTAGTTGCGTTCGTCTGAAGAGATCATAAGCAGACCGGCTGTGGTAGTCAAACGAAATCCTGATTTCCCGATTCTTTAAAGCGAGATTCCGGGCGAGGCATGTCCGAATGAGCCGTTAGACGAATTCCTCTTCGTATTCTTCTTCGCCATAATCATCCTCGAATTCGTTCTGTTTGGCGGCTTCCCATTCATCGATTGTATACAAAACTTCACGTGCTTGAGAGCCATTGTATTCGCCGACGATACCATCTTCGGCCATGTAGTCGATCAAACGGGCACCACGTCCATAACCCACACCGAGGGCACGTTGCAGAAGAGAAACGGAGCCGCGACCTTCGCGAATCACGATTTCAACGGCGTCGTTGTACAGACTGTCTTCTTTGCGATCGGAATCGCCTTCATTGTTTTTCTTCGAGTTAGCTGCCGTGATTTGAGCCAGTTCCGGACTGTATTCCGGTTCCATATCACTGAAGAAGTCGATGACGCTTTCGATTTCTTCATCACTGACATAGGCTCCCTGAGCACGGGTCAGTTTACTGGTTCCCGGAGCGAGATAAAGCATATCCCCGTTACCGAGCAGGGCGTCTGCACCGTTTTCATCCAGAACAACCCGGCTATCGCCACGGCTCGCAACCTGGAACGAAACGCGGGCAGGCAGGTTCGATTTGATCAGACCTGTGATGACATCAACGGTTGGTTTCTGTGTTGCCAGAACAAGATGGATTCCGACGGCTCGCGATTTTTGTGCGAGGCGAATAATGTGCGCTTCCACGTCTTTACCTGAGGTCATCATCATATCTGCAATTTCGTCAGCTACGATCACGATCGAAGGCATTTTTTCGGGCATCTGCAGGGCTTCGTCCGAATCCGGATCGATGCCGGCCATTTCGAGCACTTTTTCTTTGCCAAGTTTGTTGAAGCTTTCAATGTTACGGGAACCGCAGCGGGCCAGAAGGTCGTAGCGTTCTTCCATCTTATCGACGGCCCACGCTAAAACGGCTTCCGCTTTTTTCATATCGGTAATCACAGGGTGCATTAAATGGGGAATGCGTTTATAGCCACTCAATTCCACCATCTTGGGGTCGATCATTAACATCTTGACTTCGTTGGGAGTCCGGGTCATCAACAGGGATAAAATTAATGTATTTAGACACACACTCTTACCTGTCCCCGTTCGACCGGCAATCAATAAGTGAGGCAGCTTGGACAGGTCGGCTGTCAAAGGGCGGCCACTGACGTCTTTACCCATGAAGAGCGGAATCCGACTTTTCTCTGCGTCATCCGAGCAGGCTTCAATCAATTCCCGTAGCCGTACCATGACTTGTTTCTCGTTGGGAACTTCGACACCGACTGTGTTTTTTCCAGGGATCGAAGGAACCACACGAACGGAAGGGACACGCAGTGCAACTGCCAGATCATGTGCCAGGGCAGTGACTTTCGCGACACGTAAACCTGGTTTCAGATCGAGTTCGAACAGGGTTAAAACAGGACCGGTGTCGATTTCAGAAACTTGAATATCCAGACCAAAGTCAGCGAAGGTGTTTTCCAGAACTTCTGCGGCTTCTTCTGCTTTTTTCGCTAACAGCTCAAAGGGGAAGTTTTCCGCTTCTTCCAGCAGATCTAATCCGGGCAGTTTATACGAGCTGTTTTTTTTTTGCTCGATAGGCTGAGGCTTCTGCGCGATCCGAAGACCGGCGGGCGGATTGACTTTGATTGGCTTGCGTTTTTTTGCTTTTTTCGATTTAGGAGCAGCGATGACTTCTTCTTCGTACTCTTCTTCCTCGTCTTCTGCGACTAGGTCTTCTTCCTCCTCCTCCTCTTCATATTCTTCTTCTACCTCGGAAGGTTCACGACTCAAGGCTTTGAAGGGAAAAGTCAGGCAGGAGAAAAGGATGCGCACAGGCAGTGTATCGGCTGTTAAGAGCAGCCCTGCAAAAAACATGGAGGCCAGCAAAACTAACGAACCAGCGACGGAAAATTTGGATTCCAGCAAGGAGAAACCGAGTGCACCAATATAACCGCCGCTGCCAATTAATGGAGTGGCACTGTTCTTGCCCAGCATCATCTGACTGACGATACAGACTGAGATGAGAATGAGAGCTAAGCCAAAGAGTTCTATCATCATCCCCGCAGCTTGCTCACGAGAGAACATTCGCATGTCGACAACGATGAGGGCGAGTAAAATCCCCCAGGCACCAATTCCGAAGCCGGATCGAAGAAGATGAGCGATGTGAGCACCTGATGTACCACACAGGTTTTGGGCGACATCACGAATGGGGTAGACGAGTTGCGCAGGTGGATCGGCGGGATCGTAGCTGAACAGGCTCAGTCCAAGAAAGACTGTAACCGCCAGCAATCCCAGCGCGATGAGATCTGTTTTGAATCGATGAATGTCGATCATGATGACCAACCTGCAAATCTATCTATTAAAGTTTTCGTTTGTATTTGAAACAGGGGAATCAACGGCGCGCAAGGCGGACGCAAAAAAAGTGTTGTTTTGTGGGGAATAATCAGATTCGAGTAAAAATGATTCCCGTCTGAGACTAAACCCAAGAACGTCAACAGACGGGAACATTTTCACGACTAGTGTCTCAATGGGGGGGCATTGAGACGTACCAAACAAAAGTATGGATTCTGCTAATAGTTGATTTCCTTAACTACTCAAACCTAGCACACGAATGGGAGGCGTGTCGGAAAAAGTCAACAAACGATGTTTCGTTTTTGCCACAGGAGCAGGCGAAGGTCGGGTTAGTGAACCCAGTTGAAGCTAGCCGGGCCGGTTGAGCCGGTTGTAACGAAGATGCCGATGTAAGGCCTCTTAGCTTGCAGGCTCTTCAGGTGCAGAGACGCCTGGCTTTTTGAGACGACTTATTGACCGGCAGCAATATGTTTTTGAATCCAGGCGATCAGAGAATCAGCGACCTGGGCTTTGGGCCCGGAGTATGTCGCGACAGTTTTCTGACTATGGTCAATGACTTCCACGTGGTTTTCATTCGATCCGATAGCGCTGACGCTGTTGAGGACAATCGCGTCGCATTTTTTACTGTAGAGCTTTCGCACGGCATTGAACCGCGCGTCCTGAGACTCAAGGGCGAAGCCCATGACCCAGCGGTCTCCTTTTTGTGTTCCCAGCTCCGCGAGTACATCGATCGTCTCTACGAGCTCAAGCGTTATGGCTTCACCAGTTTTAGCGATTTTGCCGGGTTTGCGGGTTTTGATGCGATAATCACAGACCGCCGCCGTACCAATCACACCATCGCAGTCAGTGAACAGTTTTGCGCATTGTTTGAACATCTCGTCGGTTGTTTCGACGGGGTAGATCTCACAGCCTTCGGGAGGAGTGAGTGCAACCGGGCCGGATACCAGAGCAACTTCATGACCCGCCTGGATCGCGGAACGAGCCAGGGCGTATCCCATTTGACCACTGCTGGCGTTAGATAAGTAGCGGACATCGTCCAGGTATTCTCGTGTGGGACCCGCAGTGATGAGAATTCGCATGTTATTTATTCACGTTCTGGCAGTTGAAGCTGGCTGATGTTAATTCGTCTCAGCCCAGGATTGCTTCAATTCGGGTTAAGATATCTGCGGGTTCCGCCATGCGGCCTTTACCGACCACACCGCAACTGAGCCAGCCTTCTCCCGGTTCGACAATCTGAATACCATCTGCTTTGATCTGTTCCAGGTTTCGTTGTACGGCTGGTTTAGCCCACATTTCTGCATTCATGGCAGGGGCCAGCAGAATAGGGGTGGGGCAGGTCAGAGTCAGTGTTGAGAGCAGGTCATCGGCAAAACCGTGGGCCATCTGTGCGATGACGTTTGCTGTTGCCGGGGCGATCACAAACAACTCGGCCCGTTTCACCAGGCCGATGTGTTCTCCCTGAAAATGTTCTTGAGGTGAAAACACACCCTGGTAGACCGGGCGCCCCGTCAATGCTTCAAAAGTAGTGGCACCAATAAATTTTTGAGCCGCCTGCGTCATAACGACACTGACGGCGGCTCCTTTCTGGACCAGTTTACTGGTGAGGTCAGCCGTTTTGTAGGCGGCAATTCCTCCCGAAACCCCTAATAGAATTTCACGCCCCTGCATGAGTTCATTTCCGAGCAAGCGAAATAGATTTGACTAGGGAGCCAAATCTTCCAGTGAGGGACCGGCGTCATCATATTCGACGCCTTCCAGCGGGCTGACTGCTTCTTCCACGATGGCGACTTCACCAGATTGATCGAGATAGATTTTGTCTTCCATGATTTCCTGGACGACGACTTCCATATGGTTTTTGGTCTGCAGCTCTACCAGCGGACGTGCACCCCGATTAAGGGCGACAATGCGTTTTTGGATCAGTGCTGACAATTTGAATCGACCGCCGACTTTGTTGACGATTTCTTCTTCTTTAAATTCTTCCAACATTAATTTCTTGCTCCCGTTGTTTCAGGATGGTGCCAATTTCAGTGACAGCCCGATCCAGTTCGTCATTGATAATGACATGGCTATAATGTTTGGCCTGTTCCAATTCTTTCCGAATCGTTTCCAGCCGTTTTTCGATAACTTCTTCTGACTCTGTTCCTCGACTCCGAATGCGTTTTTCATATTCCTCATCGGAGGAGGTTCTGACAAAGAGTGTGATGGCCTGGGGGAACTGTTCTTTGAGTTTCAATGTTCCCTGAACGTCAATTTCCAGAAATGGCCAGCCTCCCTCTTTCGCAGCCCGATCCACTTCTGATTTTAACGTACCATACCAGTATCCCAACCCATGCACCTGTTCGCATTCCAGGAATTCGTTATTTTTTCGTCGTTCTTCAAATTCTTCCTGTGTCAGGAAGTAATAGTCTTCTCCGTCCACTTCGCCTTTGCGTCGGGGCCGGGTTGTTGCTGAGATTGCTTTAACGAGCTTGACCGGAGATTCCTGCATTAACCGGTTGACAATCGTCGTTTTTCCACTGGCCGTTGGTCCAGAGAGAACAATGATCGGGACTTCTGGTTGTGTGTTTGCTTGAGGTTCGGGCACGTTACAAAACTCCAGAGTGATCGTTGTATCGTCTCAGTCTTCAGTTCTTGGGGACAGTTAAAAAATTTTATTCAACGTTCTGGACGTTTTCTCTGATTTTTTCTACAGCCAGCTTCATTTCAATTACGGAGTGAGAAATTTCCACATCGTTGGCTTTGGAGCCGATTGTATTGATCTCACGAAACATTTCCTGTACCAGGAATTCCAGTTTTTTGCCTTGTGATGTATTGCCTTTGATAATCGTATCAAATTGTTCCAAGTGGCACTGCAGCCGGGTAATTTCTTCGTTGATGTCACAGCGGTCCGCAAACAGGCTGACTTCCCGAATCAGGCTGTCCGGGTCGAGTTCGACCTCCTGGTCTTGCAGCAGGTCGCTCAGCCTCTGATGCAGGCGATCGCGGTAGCTGGAGACAACAAGCGGCGCTTTCTGTTTGACGATTTCCAGTTGATCACAGATGATCTGGTTGCTGGCCAGCAGGTCTGCCTCGGCTGACTCGCCTTCGGTTTTACGGAATTCGGAGAGCTCAGTAAGGGCTCCCTGAATCGCCTGTTGAATCAGAGGCCAGTCGGCTTCCGGATTGTGTGATCGCGAGTAATTATCAATGGCAGCACCGGGCAGGGAAAGCAGACTATCGATGTTGTCAGGCAGCGGCAGGTGACAGACTTCTGTCAAGTGCTTCAGCTGTGACCAGTATTGCTGAATGACCTCTTCATCCAGGAGATAGTCGCTCGTACGGTCCAGGCTGTCGATCTTCAGTGTCAGATTCACCGTTCCGCGCGTAATCGAACCTCGCAATAACTTTTCAATCTGGCTGCCAAGTTTTGCGTAAAAATCGGGGTATCGGGTCGATATTTTCAGGTAACGATTGTTGACAGTTCGTATTTCTGCCTGGACCGAAAGCCGGTCGTCTTCAGCAGTCGAACTTCCAAAACCAGTCATGCCTAGCAGCACAACACACTCTTTTCTGTTTCACAGGAACGTTTGGAGGTTAAGAGAACAGTCTCTTGTTTGAGTTTATTTCGGTATTTGCCAGAAAGTCTAGTTTGATTTTGTTTCTGACTTGGTTGCTTCTGGCTTAGCAGGCGTTTCCTGTTTCTTCTCAGCAGAAGCCGGTGTCTCCTTTGTTTTGGGAGTTTCGGTCTTTTCTTCTTTCGCTGGTGTTTCTGGTAACTCTGCTGGAGATTTAAAATCTGGAGTTGCCGATTTGTCGTCTTCGAGAATAGCCGGGTCTTCTTTATCAGTACCCGTTGCGCTGGCACCTTCAATGACTGCGTCAGAACCGCCTGCGTACTTTCCAGAGCTGGCTCGCGTCGTAATTCCAGAAATTCCTGCCAGGATCACCCAGAGGATTGCCATGACAACCGTAATTTTGGTGAAGACGTCACCGGCTTTGGTGCCCAGGGCACTCTGTCCGCCAGCACCACCAAATGCACCCGCCAATCCACCGCCACGTCCTTTTTGCAGAAGGATGATGATGATCAGGAGTACGCCGAAGATGAGTAAGAAAGTCATCAAAACGGTGGCCAGGTCAAAAATAGCTGCAAACAACATTATGTCATCCTAATGGGCAGTAGAACATTCAGCGAACGAGTGGCCTGGTAAGAAGCTCAACTCGTTTCGAATTAGAGTAAGAATAGCAGTATCATACAGTAGTGTCATACGATCTGTAAATCGATCCTGCAATGCGAGTACAGGTGAATCGAGATAAATTGACCGCTTTCCGTTAATCGGCTGATAATTCAACGGCAGCCTGAATAATGGGAATAAACAGTTCTGCCTTGAGGCTGGCCCCGCCAACCAGTGCGCCATCGACATTCTCCTGGGAGAGGAGTTCTTTGGCATTATCCGGTTTAACACTTCCGCCATACAGGATACGGGTGGAATCAGCAATTTCAGCAGAATAGTGCTCTTTAAGCCAGTTTCGCAGGTATTGATGAGCTGACTCGGCCTGTTCGGGAGACGCCGTTAAACCTGTGCCGATGGCCCAAACTGGTTCATAAGCAATGACGATCTGGCTGAATGCAGCCGCGTCAACTCCTTCGAGGCCCCCTGTCATCTGGGTGTTCAGGACTGCTTCTGTCTGTTCCGATTCCCGTTCGCTTTGAAGCTCACCTACACAGAGAATGACTTGCAATCCTGCATCGAGGGCTTTTTTGACCTTCAAGTTGATGTCAGCGTCGGTTTCTTTGAGAATATGACGTCGCTCACTGTGTCCCAAGATTACAGATCGGCAGCCAATATCGGTGAGCATTTCAGTTGCTGTTTCGCCGGTAAAGGCTCCCGGTGCTTCGTGGTAGCAGTTTTGAGCACCAAATCCAACACCGGAACCATTCACAATATCGCCGATGGTAGACAGGTAGGGAAAAGGGGGACAGACCAGAACTTCGACGGCCTGATTCTCGTTTGGAACTTCGCCAACCAATGCCTTTGCCAATTGTGCACCGGATTCTTTGGTTGTATTCATTTTCCAGTTACCAGCTACAAGAAAGCGACGCATAATTCATCCTGTAATTAAAGAATGTGAAAGTATTTATGTTTCTCGCGAATATTAAGGTCTCTCAGAATTCTGAAGAGAACAAGAGCGAGAAACAGACCGTATTCCATGAGCATCATAATACGGAAGATTGTTATTATTGAGGCGTATCGTGGTGGATAAGTTATTGAGTCACGTGCTGTGATTCAAGGAAACCACTGGTAAATCCTGAAATGCTGCCTTTTTTCACTCGATTTCTCATATTATGAGGCGAAAACGAGGGGGAACTGTCAAAATAGAGGAGCAATTACTCTAAAATACCACTACGGGGATAGGAGCCCATCGCTTCCAGGCGAACCACGCGTTTTTCGAGATCGCTGATGGTCCGTTTAATGTGGGGCTCCTGAATATGGCCTTCGAAGTCAATAAAGAACAGGTATCCCGGTTCTTCGCCCCGTAGCGGGAACGATTCGATCCAGGTCAAGTTTACTTTATTTTTCTTGAAGATCTGCAGTGTGTCGGCCAGTGAGCCGGCTTTGTGTGCAATTTGTACCAGAATGGCAGTACGGTCTTTGCCGGTCGGGTCACAGACTTCTTCTCCGATCACGGCAAAGCGTGTCACATTGTTGGCGTTGTCTTCAATGCCTTCGACGATAATCTGCAGGTCGTATTCAACAGAGGCCTGGTGACTGGCAACGGCCGCGGCGCCCGGTTTGGTCGCTGCCAATTGTGCTGCTGTCGAAGTGCTGGTGACTTCATGCAGGTGGGCTTGTGGCATATTTCTGGAAAGCCACTCGCGACATTGGGAAAGTGCCTGTGGTTTGCTGTAGATTTCCGTGATTTCACTTCGTTCACAACGCGCCAGCAGGTTGTGATGTACGGCAATCAGGACTTCTCCGCAAATTCTCAACGGGAGACGCGTAAACATATCCAGTGTGTCCACAACTCGTCCATCGGTACTGTTTTCAATGGGGACAACACCAAATTCGGTGTTTCCGCGGTTTACTTCTTCGAAGACCGCTCCGATGGTGTTTACTGGCACCATGTCAGCACCTTCGCCGAACCGTTCCAGAGCAGCAAGATGCGTGTAGCTGTAAGCGGGGCCGAGGTAAGCGACTCGTTGTGGGTGAATCTTTCGGCGGGCTGAACTCAAAATTTGACGGAAAACACCGCGAATGGCGTTGTTGGTCATCGGGCCGGAGGCATTGAGTTTTTCGATGGTCTCGCGCAACTCTTCGTCTGATTTGGGGTCAAACATGGCCTTGCGCGGATTCGGATCAGATTTGATCTGTTTGATGGTCATCGAGCAGCGTTTGTTGACCAGTTTGACAATTTCCCGATCCATTTTCTTTAACTCGGATTGGAGCGAGGCAGGGCTGCGTTTGCTGCTTTGTCGGGCAACTTTTTTCTTGGCTGGCGTCTTCGGTTTGCTAGCTGAAGTTCGTTTGTTAACCGCTTTTTTCTTGGCCATCGGAATCTTTCAGGAT
This window of the Gimesia fumaroli genome carries:
- the cimA gene encoding citramalate synthase, with the protein product MARIQMYDTTLRDGSQGEGVNFSLEDKLQITVKLDEMGFDYIEGGYPLSNPKDTEYFQRVAEMDLKHAKVTAFGMTRRKEIDAKDDVGMQALRDSQAPVVTIVGKTWDLHVTEVLRVSLEENLAMIADSVSFIKSCGREVIYDAEHFFDGFRANPEYALKTIKAAADAGADIIIPCDTNGGSLPEVITKYVDLVRSEVDTPLGIHCHNDCDLATANSLAAVEHGVVQVQGTINGIGERCGNADLISVIANLVTKKEAYSVLLDNNLHHLTELSRYVYELANMNFRSGQPFVGSSAFAHKGGMHVHAVNRIARSYEHIEPEVVGNQRKVLVSELSGRSNIVAKTTKYQLDHDPELLTKILEKVQDLENEGYQFEAAEASFDLLVKKVAGTFKPHFEKIHYRVNVESDATHEPLTEATIKLVVNNAEEHVVGEGDGPVNALDTALRKALCPAYPALEKMHLVDYKVRVINSAEGTAASVRVVIESKDEHDVWSSIGVSENVIEASWLALADSVEYKLYKDEGTFFD
- the gmk gene encoding guanylate kinase; this encodes MPEPQANTQPEVPIIVLSGPTASGKTTIVNRLMQESPVKLVKAISATTRPRRKGEVDGEDYYFLTQEEFEERRKNNEFLECEQVHGLGYWYGTLKSEVDRAAKEGGWPFLEIDVQGTLKLKEQFPQAITLFVRTSSDEEYEKRIRSRGTESEEVIEKRLETIRKELEQAKHYSHVIINDELDRAVTEIGTILKQREQEINVGRI
- the pheA gene encoding prephenate dehydratase; this encodes MAKKKAVNKRTSASKPKTPAKKKVARQSSKRSPASLQSELKKMDREIVKLVNKRCSMTIKQIKSDPNPRKAMFDPKSDEELRETIEKLNASGPMTNNAIRGVFRQILSSARRKIHPQRVAYLGPAYSYTHLAALERFGEGADMVPVNTIGAVFEEVNRGNTEFGVVPIENSTDGRVVDTLDMFTRLPLRICGEVLIAVHHNLLARCERSEITEIYSKPQALSQCREWLSRNMPQAHLHEVTSTSTAAQLAATKPGAAAVASHQASVEYDLQIIVEGIEDNANNVTRFAVIGEEVCDPTGKDRTAILVQIAHKAGSLADTLQIFKKNKVNLTWIESFPLRGEEPGYLFFIDFEGHIQEPHIKRTISDLEKRVVRLEAMGSYPRSGILE
- the tpiA gene encoding triose-phosphate isomerase — encoded protein: MRRFLVAGNWKMNTTKESGAQLAKALVGEVPNENQAVEVLVCPPFPYLSTIGDIVNGSGVGFGAQNCYHEAPGAFTGETATEMLTDIGCRSVILGHSERRHILKETDADINLKVKKALDAGLQVILCVGELQSERESEQTEAVLNTQMTGGLEGVDAAAFSQIVIAYEPVWAIGTGLTASPEQAESAHQYLRNWLKEHYSAEIADSTRILYGGSVKPDNAKELLSQENVDGALVGGASLKAELFIPIIQAAVELSAD
- a CDS encoding DNA-directed RNA polymerase subunit omega, which codes for MLEEFKEEEIVNKVGGRFKLSALIQKRIVALNRGARPLVELQTKNHMEVVVQEIMEDKIYLDQSGEVAIVEEAVSPLEGVEYDDAGPSLEDLAP
- a CDS encoding DNA translocase FtsK, whose product is MIDIHRFKTDLIALGLLAVTVFLGLSLFSYDPADPPAQLVYPIRDVAQNLCGTSGAHIAHLLRSGFGIGAWGILLALIVVDMRMFSREQAAGMMIELFGLALILISVCIVSQMMLGKNSATPLIGSGGYIGALGFSLLESKFSVAGSLVLLASMFFAGLLLTADTLPVRILFSCLTFPFKALSREPSEVEEEYEEEEEEEDLVAEDEEEEYEEEVIAAPKSKKAKKRKPIKVNPPAGLRIAQKPQPIEQKKNSSYKLPGLDLLEEAENFPFELLAKKAEEAAEVLENTFADFGLDIQVSEIDTGPVLTLFELDLKPGLRVAKVTALAHDLAVALRVPSVRVVPSIPGKNTVGVEVPNEKQVMVRLRELIEACSDDAEKSRIPLFMGKDVSGRPLTADLSKLPHLLIAGRTGTGKSVCLNTLILSLLMTRTPNEVKMLMIDPKMVELSGYKRIPHLMHPVITDMKKAEAVLAWAVDKMEERYDLLARCGSRNIESFNKLGKEKVLEMAGIDPDSDEALQMPEKMPSIVIVADEIADMMMTSGKDVEAHIIRLAQKSRAVGIHLVLATQKPTVDVITGLIKSNLPARVSFQVASRGDSRVVLDENGADALLGNGDMLYLAPGTSKLTRAQGAYVSDEEIESVIDFFSDMEPEYSPELAQITAANSKKNNEGDSDRKEDSLYNDAVEIVIREGRGSVSLLQRALGVGYGRGARLIDYMAEDGIVGEYNGSQAREVLYTIDEWEAAKQNEFEDDYGEEEYEEEFV
- the coaBC gene encoding bifunctional phosphopantothenoylcysteine decarboxylase/phosphopantothenate--cysteine ligase CoaBC, translated to MQGREILLGVSGGIAAYKTADLTSKLVQKGAAVSVVMTQAAQKFIGATTFEALTGRPVYQGVFSPQEHFQGEHIGLVKRAELFVIAPATANVIAQMAHGFADDLLSTLTLTCPTPILLAPAMNAEMWAKPAVQRNLEQIKADGIQIVEPGEGWLSCGVVGKGRMAEPADILTRIEAILG
- a CDS encoding YicC/YloC family endoribonuclease, with the translated sequence MLLGMTGFGSSTAEDDRLSVQAEIRTVNNRYLKISTRYPDFYAKLGSQIEKLLRGSITRGTVNLTLKIDSLDRTSDYLLDEEVIQQYWSQLKHLTEVCHLPLPDNIDSLLSLPGAAIDNYSRSHNPEADWPLIQQAIQGALTELSEFRKTEGESAEADLLASNQIICDQLEIVKQKAPLVVSSYRDRLHQRLSDLLQDQEVELDPDSLIREVSLFADRCDINEEITRLQCHLEQFDTIIKGNTSQGKKLEFLVQEMFREINTIGSKANDVEISHSVIEMKLAVEKIRENVQNVE
- the secG gene encoding preprotein translocase subunit SecG, whose amino-acid sequence is MLFAAIFDLATVLMTFLLIFGVLLIIIILLQKGRGGGLAGAFGGAGGQSALGTKAGDVFTKITVVMAILWVILAGISGITTRASSGKYAGGSDAVIEGASATGTDKEDPAILEDDKSATPDFKSPAELPETPAKEEKTETPKTKETPASAEKKQETPAKPEATKSETKSN
- a CDS encoding phosphopantothenoylcysteine decarboxylase domain-containing protein is translated as MRILITAGPTREYLDDVRYLSNASSGQMGYALARSAIQAGHEVALVSGPVALTPPEGCEIYPVETTDEMFKQCAKLFTDCDGVIGTAAVCDYRIKTRKPGKIAKTGEAITLELVETIDVLAELGTQKGDRWVMGFALESQDARFNAVRKLYSKKCDAIVLNSVSAIGSNENHVEVIDHSQKTVATYSGPKAQVADSLIAWIQKHIAAGQ